Proteins from one Setaria italica strain Yugu1 chromosome V, Setaria_italica_v2.0, whole genome shotgun sequence genomic window:
- the LOC101754217 gene encoding protein NETWORKED 4B isoform X2 gives MKPPLERNPTKKRHSWWWDSHISPKNSKWLAENLEEMDKQVKEMLQLIEEDGDSFAKKAQMYYQKRPMLITHVENFYRMYRALAERYDNVTGELRKNIPTRLQSTGSLASSECGSEFQRSPSPSPEPLQRSWTREQSPRAAGFDFFLSNKNNDSPASRKEPEDLASQSESDAKSEDGEDDGIAYTLHQRVLELEDELNMTNQKLRDADEKLEVLEEKSLMCHCDYKENGNATDQTKKVSDIEGLSKENSNLLEQNTKLEAEIIKLKEEVDSARRQFEEELSEREREISRLKQDLADASEKLLQEKSINGARISDLQKSIEDIRSKLERVSEEKLLVEKQVKELEEANTEAEKYSQELTEGAERLSEEKFKHEAEILTMQQSIEDLKSRIESLAQEKSLMTSWFADLEQVVGRGRSIFAE, from the exons ATGAAGCCACCTTTGGAGAGGAACCCTACCAAGAAGCGCCATTCGTGGTGGTGGGACAGTCACATTAGCCCCAAGAACTCGAAATGGCTTGCAGAAAATCTCGAAG AAATGGATAAGCAAGTGAAGGAAATGCTCCAGCTGATTGAGGAGGATGGCGACTCCTTTGCAAAGAAAGCACAGATGTACTACCAGAAGCGTCCAATGCTCATCACTCATGTCGAGAATTTCTACCGGATGTACCGTGCTCTAGCTGAGCGCTACGACAATGTCACTGGTGAATTGCGCAAGAATATCCCAACAAGGCTGCAGTCGACAGGATCTTTAGCCAGTTCAGAGTGTGGTTCTGAGTTCCAGAGGTCACCCTCACCATCTCCTGAACCACTACAGAGGTCATGGACAAGGGAGCAGAGTCCTAGAGCTGCCGGCTTTGATTTCTTCCTGAGCAACAAGAACAATGACTCGCCAGCATCAAGGAAGGAACCCGAGGACCTGGCGTCACAGTCAGAGTCTGATGCAAAATCCGAAGATGGTGAGGATGATGGCATTGCCTACACATTGCATCAGAGAGTTCTTGAACTTGAGGACGAGCTCAATATGACAAACCAGAAACTGCGTGACGCAGATGAAAAACTTGAGGTTTTGGAGGAGAAGAGCTTGATGTGCCATTGTGATTATAAAGAGAATGGAAATGCTACTGATCAAACAAAGAAAGTTTCAGACATAGAGGGTTTGTCCAAGGAGAACTCTAATCTGCTGGAACAAAACACGAAGCTGGAAGCTGAAATTATCAAGCTCAAGGAAGAAGTGGATTCAGCAAGAAGGCAATTTGAAGAGGAATTGtctgaaagagagagagaaatcaGCAGGTTAAAGCAAGACCTTGCTGATGCTTCTGAAAAATTGCTGCAAGAGAAGTCCATTAACGGTGCACGGATATCTGATCTCCAAAAATCAATTGAAGACATCAGGTCCAAACTAGAGAGAGTTTCTGAAGAGAAATTACTAGTTGAGAAGCAGGTTAAGGAGCTGGAGGAAGCAAATACTGAAGCTGAAAAGTACAGTCAAGAACTGACTGAAGGTGCTGAAAGGCTTTCAGAGGAGAAGTTTAAGCATGAAGCTGAGATTCTCACAATGCAGCAGAGCATTGAAGATCTGAAGTCCAGAATTGAGAGCCTTGCTCAAGAGAAATCGTTGATGACATCATGGTTCGCAGACTTGGAGCAAGTTGTGGGGCGGGGAAGGAGCATTTTCGCTGAGTAA
- the LOC101754217 gene encoding protein NETWORKED 4B isoform X1: protein MMHAFSFQIVLQSDTTSSFPESFVSMKPPLERNPTKKRHSWWWDSHISPKNSKWLAENLEEMDKQVKEMLQLIEEDGDSFAKKAQMYYQKRPMLITHVENFYRMYRALAERYDNVTGELRKNIPTRLQSTGSLASSECGSEFQRSPSPSPEPLQRSWTREQSPRAAGFDFFLSNKNNDSPASRKEPEDLASQSESDAKSEDGEDDGIAYTLHQRVLELEDELNMTNQKLRDADEKLEVLEEKSLMCHCDYKENGNATDQTKKVSDIEGLSKENSNLLEQNTKLEAEIIKLKEEVDSARRQFEEELSEREREISRLKQDLADASEKLLQEKSINGARISDLQKSIEDIRSKLERVSEEKLLVEKQVKELEEANTEAEKYSQELTEGAERLSEEKFKHEAEILTMQQSIEDLKSRIESLAQEKSLMTSWFADLEQVVGRGRSIFAE, encoded by the exons ATGATGCACGCCTTCAGTTTTCAGATAGTGCTTCAATCTGATACAACTTCTAGCTTCCCAGAAAGTTTTGTGAGTATGAAGCCACCTTTGGAGAGGAACCCTACCAAGAAGCGCCATTCGTGGTGGTGGGACAGTCACATTAGCCCCAAGAACTCGAAATGGCTTGCAGAAAATCTCGAAG AAATGGATAAGCAAGTGAAGGAAATGCTCCAGCTGATTGAGGAGGATGGCGACTCCTTTGCAAAGAAAGCACAGATGTACTACCAGAAGCGTCCAATGCTCATCACTCATGTCGAGAATTTCTACCGGATGTACCGTGCTCTAGCTGAGCGCTACGACAATGTCACTGGTGAATTGCGCAAGAATATCCCAACAAGGCTGCAGTCGACAGGATCTTTAGCCAGTTCAGAGTGTGGTTCTGAGTTCCAGAGGTCACCCTCACCATCTCCTGAACCACTACAGAGGTCATGGACAAGGGAGCAGAGTCCTAGAGCTGCCGGCTTTGATTTCTTCCTGAGCAACAAGAACAATGACTCGCCAGCATCAAGGAAGGAACCCGAGGACCTGGCGTCACAGTCAGAGTCTGATGCAAAATCCGAAGATGGTGAGGATGATGGCATTGCCTACACATTGCATCAGAGAGTTCTTGAACTTGAGGACGAGCTCAATATGACAAACCAGAAACTGCGTGACGCAGATGAAAAACTTGAGGTTTTGGAGGAGAAGAGCTTGATGTGCCATTGTGATTATAAAGAGAATGGAAATGCTACTGATCAAACAAAGAAAGTTTCAGACATAGAGGGTTTGTCCAAGGAGAACTCTAATCTGCTGGAACAAAACACGAAGCTGGAAGCTGAAATTATCAAGCTCAAGGAAGAAGTGGATTCAGCAAGAAGGCAATTTGAAGAGGAATTGtctgaaagagagagagaaatcaGCAGGTTAAAGCAAGACCTTGCTGATGCTTCTGAAAAATTGCTGCAAGAGAAGTCCATTAACGGTGCACGGATATCTGATCTCCAAAAATCAATTGAAGACATCAGGTCCAAACTAGAGAGAGTTTCTGAAGAGAAATTACTAGTTGAGAAGCAGGTTAAGGAGCTGGAGGAAGCAAATACTGAAGCTGAAAAGTACAGTCAAGAACTGACTGAAGGTGCTGAAAGGCTTTCAGAGGAGAAGTTTAAGCATGAAGCTGAGATTCTCACAATGCAGCAGAGCATTGAAGATCTGAAGTCCAGAATTGAGAGCCTTGCTCAAGAGAAATCGTTGATGACATCATGGTTCGCAGACTTGGAGCAAGTTGTGGGGCGGGGAAGGAGCATTTTCGCTGAGTAA